One Brassica napus cultivar Da-Ae chromosome C4, Da-Ae, whole genome shotgun sequence genomic region harbors:
- the BNAC04G44600D gene encoding uncharacterized protein BNAC04G44600D yields MPRTTRRSVKQRLQYIQVIQELQEEIKLLQISNEKLNGEGLDGLSYTELASLETMLKEGFRIVEEQTDKAQQELLLREIVDCDVMGKEWLDEKEKEDLAYQSLLARRRTAMRNKARELRLSPQDSQKEHSYNHETLMLTIECLKIEKERLRVLNQRMIGKEVDGMGYSELLVFSCAIQSGMLKAEEEKKKIKRARQVLGGI; encoded by the exons atgcccAG AACTACACGCAGATCTGTAAAACAAAGGCTCCAATATATACAAGTTATCCAAGAATTG CAGGAGGAGATCAAGTTGTTACAGATTTCCAACGA GAAACTGAATGGGGAGGGTCTAGACGGTCTGAGCTACACCGAGCTGGCTTCACTTGAAACTATGTTAAAGGAGGGCTTCCGCATTGTGGAAGAACAAACAGATAAG GCACAGCAGGAACTATTACTCAGGGAG ATTGTTGATTGCGATGTTATGGGAAAGGAATGGCTTGAcgaaaaagagaaagaggattTGGCCTACCAATCGCTTCTGGCAAGGAGAAGAACAGCTATGAGGAACAAGGCTCGAGAACTCCGTCTCAG CCCTCAAGACAGCCAAAAGGAGCATAGCTATAATCATGAAACACTG ATGTTAACCATCGAATGTTTGAAAATCGAGAAGGAGAGATTAAGGGTTCTGAACCA GAGAATGATTGGTAAAGAGGTTGACGGTATGGGTTATTCGGAACTGTTGGTGTTTAGCTGTGCGATACAGAGTGGTATGTTGAAAGccgaagaagaaaagaagaagataaaacgtGCAAGGCAGGTTCTTGGGGGCATTTAG